A single Triticum dicoccoides isolate Atlit2015 ecotype Zavitan chromosome 2A, WEW_v2.0, whole genome shotgun sequence DNA region contains:
- the LOC119357912 gene encoding RING-H2 finger protein ATL72-like encodes MVRPYKYFSITPAYDSTWAKSHSSNTERPTTHVLCGYLQDSEERLPRVNMYSRRTLLHTPSFSGGQPSGPSQPVTDGGAPGSNFDANVVMILAVLLCALICALGLNSIVRCALRCSSRAAAADAEPSRVARLAKGGLRRKAVRAMPIMVYSAGLKLNTACPMCTICLSDFEAGEHVKVLPKCNHGFHVRCIDRWLLARSTCPTCRQSLFAEPHKACGCSEASQPDVARVHSVLVPLRPEGLITTYDF; translated from the exons ATGGTGCGCC CCTATAAATACTTCAGCATAACCCCGGCTTATGATTCTACCTGGGCCAAATCACACAGCAGCAATACAGAAAGACCTACGACCCACGTTCTTTGCGGTTACTTGCAGGATTCTGAAGAAAGATTACCAAGAGTGAACATGTACTCAAGAAGGACGCTGCTTCACACTCCTTCGTTCTCTGGGGGGCAGCCCTCCGGACCAAGCCAGCCGGTGACCGACGGCGGCGCCCCGGGGAGCAACTTCGACGCGAACGTGGTGATGATCCTCGCCGTCCTCCTCTGCGCGCTCATCTGCGCGCTGGGGCTCAACTCGATCGTGCGGTGCGCGCTGCGGTGTTccagccgggcggcggcggcggacgcggagcCCAGCCGGGTCGCGCGGCTGGCCAAGGGCGGGCTGAGGAGGAAGGCCGTGCGCGCCATGCCGATCATGGTCTACTCGGCCGGGCTGAAGCTCAACACCGCCTGCCCGATGTGCACCATCTGCCTCTCGGACTTCGAGGCCGGGGAGCACGTCAAGGTCCTGCCCAAGTGCAACCATGGCTTCCACGTCAGATGCATTGACCGGTGGCTCCTCGCGCGCTCCACCTGCCCGACGTGCCGCCAGTCCTTGTTCGCCGAGCCGCACAAGGCGTGTGGGTGCTCCGAGGCCAGCCAGCCCGACGTAGCGCGTGTCCACTCCGTGCTCGTGCCGCTCAGGCCTGAGGGTTTGATCACCACGTATGACTTTTAG